The following is a genomic window from bacterium.
GAGTGATACGGCGTGGATGCACTCGAAGACGGCAGCGAGTTCCGGATCCAGGCCCCGTGCTGGTGCGTAGCCCTTCCAGAAACGCGATCGCAGCGTCGGGAAGCTGGCCCGGTGCTCGCGCCAGATCGTCGGCCCCCATTTCTCGAGATCGAATTCAGCGAAAGGATGGTCGATGACGGCTGTCTGCCAGTCGATCACGCCCGTCAGCCGGAACCCGTCCTCCGGTTCGACCAGGAGCTGAGCCTCGTGGAGATCACCGTGGATGGGAACGAGCGGGAGCGCCCGGGTGCAGGCGAGGGCGTCACGCAGGCGGGAGGTCTCGGTGGCATCCAGCCTCAGGCAGGCGCGGATCTGATCCGCCGTATCCGCCACGCTGAAGCGATCTCCGACCAGCGTGTCCATTCTCGTGAACGGCTCCGTGTCGGGAGGTCGTCGTCGCGGCAACGGCCCGGGCTCGACCTCCTGCCAACGCCCGGCCAACGCACCGAGGCGCTCGGCGATCGCAGCCAGCACGATCAGATCCGCCCCAGCCAGTCGTCTCTCGAGCGGGATCCCCGGCAAGCGACGAATCGCGACGATGGGGTAGGGCGCCAACCCAACGTCTCGCCATACATCGAGCAGGGTTGGAATCTCGCCGAGGTGGGCGGCAGCAAAGACGCGGAGACCTTCGATCTCGCGCTCCATGGCTTCGACCATCGATGCGTTCCGCGGAAAGAGGAACGCGCGATCCGGCGTGAGCAGGACGAGCTTGCTCCATCCGACGAAATCGGCCGTCAGTTCCTCGTCCGGATCAACGCCGGTGACCTGGAAGAAGCGCTCGACGTGTGGCGGCGAGATGACGGCCAGGAGCGGGTGGTCACGGGACAGCAAGTACCGATGGTGGGCGACGCGACGGTTGCGTCAACGCCGGAAGGCATCTCAGCTGACAACGCGGACGGGAACACGAATTCCCCTTTAAATCCAGCCGGGTGCAGCAATGTGTGACATTTTCGGCCCGCCCGAACCACGCTTCTTCTCTGAGACGGAGAGAAGAATGCTGAGACGACGGCTGAGAACCGCCCAACAGCGGGTCCGAACCATCCACCTTGCTCTGGCGCCTCTGGCGCTATTGGGAACGTTGTTTCTCGCCGCTCCCGGGGCGGCTCTCGTGATCGATTTCGAGGCGGCGCCGAACGGTTCCGACGCCGCTTCGTTCGATTGGGGCGGGGTCGCAGTCAGCTCCGCGCTGGTCCTCGACGAGACCACCATCGAGGCCCTCACGCTCCATTCAGCGGTTGGGACCTGGGCGACCTCCGGCAGTCAGGGCCTGTTCAACAGTCTCGCTCCGGATTTGAGCTTCACGTCGGCCGTTCCGTTCACGGCGTTCTCGCTCAGCTTTCTCAGTCTCCCCAGGCCAGATCAGGGGTACTACCAGTTGCTCGCCCAGCTCTGGTCGAATGGTCAGCTGGTCGACGAGTTCCTGAGCGATGGGCAGACGACCGGTGACAGCGGTCTGCACGAAGGCGTCTTCTCCGCCAGCGGCTTTCAGGCCGATCGCCTGGTGATCCAGGCCGTCGAGCAGACGAGCTGTGCTCTCTGCCTCCAGCCGCCTCTCGCTGTCCGCGACAGTTTCTTCGTGGACGATCTGCAGCTCCAGACCGTTCCCGAGCCGGCAACGGCAATGATTCTGCTGCTCGGAGCCGCCGGCGTGGCCGCCCGAGCCAGGAGGCTTCGATGATTCCGTTGTCCAAACCCTGTCGGCGCTTCAGCAAGGCTGCCATGCTAGTCCCTTGTATCGACCAAAGGCGGAAGTGTTGTCATGCTAAGCACTGCGTCCCCCGCAGCCAATCGGTTCTCGCCGTGTCGCGGGCCGATTCATGGGGCCCGTATGTCGAAGAAGCGGTATCGGATTGACTTGACG
Proteins encoded in this region:
- a CDS encoding PEP-CTERM sorting domain-containing protein — translated: MLRRRLRTAQQRVRTIHLALAPLALLGTLFLAAPGAALVIDFEAAPNGSDAASFDWGGVAVSSALVLDETTIEALTLHSAVGTWATSGSQGLFNSLAPDLSFTSAVPFTAFSLSFLSLPRPDQGYYQLLAQLWSNGQLVDEFLSDGQTTGDSGLHEGVFSASGFQADRLVIQAVEQTSCALCLQPPLAVRDSFFVDDLQLQTVPEPATAMILLLGAAGVAARARRLR
- a CDS encoding aminoglycoside phosphotransferase family protein — its product is MLSRDHPLLAVISPPHVERFFQVTGVDPDEELTADFVGWSKLVLLTPDRAFLFPRNASMVEAMEREIEGLRVFAAAHLGEIPTLLDVWRDVGLAPYPIVAIRRLPGIPLERRLAGADLIVLAAIAERLGALAGRWQEVEPGPLPRRRPPDTEPFTRMDTLVGDRFSVADTADQIRACLRLDATETSRLRDALACTRALPLVPIHGDLHEAQLLVEPEDGFRLTGVIDWQTAVIDHPFAEFDLEKWGPTIWREHRASFPTLRSRFWKGYAPARGLDPELAAVFECIHAVSLALKLERETHPAFDARGVGTFDEARAGALAAMGNL